The Cheilinus undulatus linkage group 21, ASM1832078v1, whole genome shotgun sequence region CAGTGGGAGGAGAGCCAAGAGCAGATTGTCCAACTTTGaggcatgttttgtttgttaacTGCAGACAGTCTTAAATTGCAGTGACAAAAGCAGAAATGCCTGTTTAATGTGCATTTCCCTcatattaaaaaagatattGCTGGGAAAAAAGAGCAGGAAATATGTGCGTACCTCCAGCTGACAGTTCGTTAATGGGCTGGTAAAGTgccggctcttttatgtgaaagATGGAAGCAGTTTCCCCCTTTTTCCAAATTTATTGTTATTAAACACAGCTTATGAAGGCATGTTCTTTACTCCACACTGTTTAGCATTAATGTTttacaccaggggtgtccaaacttttccaactgagggccacatacagaaaaatatgagAGTGGTGGGGCCACTTTGAAATTCTTCACTTTGAGGACATCAGGTAGTAAAACCAATTTGATGTAGGTTAAGTGTAGTAATTGGGTATGCTTAGATGGCTacttaatggctgacaaggcaaacagCCGATCATTTTAAGAATTTTGGGGAGGCTGGTCAGATATGAGGGGCCCTGGTCAGCTCTAGCTGCCACTGGCTCCGCTGCAAAAATACCATTGGTACTGCCACTTCCTGCCATACGCCATCAGGGCATGATAAATCAAGCAACCATTATTATTTTGAATGCCACTGTTTACCATTTACAACTAAAAATAGGTATCAATAAATGCctcatcaaaatgtttgtttacagaattggCATTAGCATAGAATtgtgctgaaaataaaaacaacaatgcaatcaagcacaagctttatgttctaatgtgggccatatttcatttatatttagaTAACAGCCAATCAAAAATATACAGCGGCTGCATTTGGCCTTCAGGCCTCAGTTTGGAGGCCTGGAGCACCATGCACCTAGCACCATGCATATTCATTTTTCAGGGAAATCTGTGGTTTTGCTTAAATATATGACTCTTTTCATTGAAACAAATGCACATGTATCAGTCACGGGTCAAAACATTGCTAAATTTGTCTGACTTTACAAAAGCCTGGTTAAGAGGCTTCTGGGAGCTGAAAGAATCCGCTCTTACAGCTGAAGCAAAAAATATCCAGATCGCTAAAAAGAGCTGGAATTCCCTTCACTAGCTGAAttaatatttgttattattagcTTCTAGTTGTGTCCTGGCGATGCTTTGTGCTAGAGCATTTTTATTCCTGACACTAGTTATTTGAGCTGTGGAGACAAGACTATAGCTCTAACTTCAACCTCCATGTGAGAGGCTTTCACAAACGATTCAGTCATACAGAATGAGCCGTCATTCCAACACATCTGCTTTAGAGTCAGCTTGAAATCGCAATGAATGCCCTGGATCTAGATCCCCCTAAAAGGAGCCAGAATTCCCTTCAGTAAAAGCAAGGCGAGGAAAGGATGCATGTAAACAAACCACACATCATGCATACTGACAGACTACTGCAGATGCCGTAGCTGATGTTGTGACCTCTTATGCATGACAGTGTCTGTAGTGTCTACACCACCAAACCAAATCCTGATCATGAATGCCCAAAGCATGTTAATGCAAGGTTTAAACAGCCTCTGAATTAATCTAAAAATCCTGCATGAGTTCTGCTTACAAAGACGTGTTCAGAAGATAAATCTGAATAAgcaaggttttaaaaaaaatgggtgctGTGTTGGTGGAAAGCTCATGCTGTTGGCCTCTTTTAATTCCTTGAAGCTCAGGTACATGGGTTGAAGTTTATGCATACAGTTATCTAGACTgaacaaaagtcaaaaagttaaaaaaaggaaaaaaatactgtGAGAAACCAGACATAATCCTCATCAGGCACTCAGATACGTTACTCTTTATCTCTCTTTAATAAGACTGTACATTTGTGCATTTCATTACCAGGCCAAACAAGGTACTTCTCAAAGTCGACCCTATTTGTgacattataaaaaataaaaaataagcgTGTACACCTCACATGtagaaaaaaaagccttttctCCTATTTGAACAGCGATGAAAAGAAGTTTAAGGCAAGATGCTGAACACAGAAATCCAAAGGTTGACCTGGGACGATCTCTGTTCAGCTCTGGTGTTGGTTGGCATTTACCAGTTCAATCatcaagaagaagactagtgtTTTTCCCCAATAGttgtctctctgtctcaggCGTCTTTTGCTGTGGGTCACGAGATTCCATGAAGTCATCTCCACACCCCCTGAGTCTGCTGGGAGTCCTCGTCTCCTGTACGTTTTACGCTGGCAGGCTCAGCTTCTTGCCTTTCAGCACTGTGAGACAGACACCATGGAGAAAATCAATCATGTACAGTCATTTGTTTTAATAGTGACCAGTTCCCTTTTCCGACTGGGCTTTAAAGGGGTAGTCCCTGATTTGTTTTGAGAAGTTAGCCAAGATGATGAGAGCTCTTTGCTCTTTTGAAAAGTtccttgattttattttgaagtataCTTGAGTACAAGGGCTTTGTAGTTCTTTAACTACTACTGTTCTTATTGCTttagtttatatttatattacaaaataatatatcttgtcattttttatttttttgtgtacgTTAGAGCGGCCTGATTATGGCAGAAATCATCATGGAAATTCACAACATCTACATTACTTATATTTACTGacttaaaacacattaacaATCTgaacactggaaaaacaagcaaaaaatgaaaacatatgcGGATTAAAACATGGATCTATAAAATAATAGTGGTATAAATACTGAGAACTGTGATTGCATTCGTAGTGAAGGAAGGGCATTTGGGATTTCTAATGTAACTGTAAGGGAAAACAGTCCAACTGTTGAGATTAAATGGGTTTTTAAAGTTCAGCCGTTGCTAATAAGAGGCTCCAGCCACCAAGTTGAACCAGATCAAGTGCGTCCTTCAaactttatcatcatttttacacaaaatccCCTTTGTGTGTCCAGCTAAAGCCATGGTTCCTCCTGGAGCTACTATGGAGGATCATCATTAGTTAATATAGAGAAAGTTCTGTACTGAAATTACTGTgactgtgaatttaaaaaaacttgtgTCAGGGACTAAGAATGTGAAAAATTCACATTAGCTATAGCTGGACTTTAAAAAGTGGTTTTGCTTGGAAAAGGGAGTGTTACATCAAAGTTTCACCAGGAATAAATAGCTTCAGGCCCAATGTGGATACTGGGAATGATTAAACCAGTTGATAATGCTTTAAATACAAGTAAAGATGTGAACATCGTAATAAGATAAGACTTGAAAAGCCCTTTAGAGGAGAAATGATTGTACACTTGTTTAAAATGATAGAATTTCAACCTTGGATAACCGGAATCACTGCACAACTCTTTCAACCTTTTTAAGCTTTTCACACTTAATCAAGTTATGCTTTTAAGAAAACCAGAAAATACTGGTTTTGTATAATACAAATACATCTGGTTCAAGAGCAATTACATAAGCAGACAATAGTGTGAAGAATTAAGAACTAAAAATCAGAATTTGTTCTGATTTCCAAAGGTGTTCCTCAGGGTTCCATCTTAGGTCCTGTTCCATTTATCCTTTTGTAAATGATACAGTCTCCTCCGTTTCTGATATTGAAATTACTctctatgcagacgacacaacTTTGTACTGCTCTTCTGATAATGTACAGTCTGCTGCTCAGTCTCTCCAGGGCTGCTTTTCTGATTTAGATGATGATTTCACCAAGCATAGGGTAGTTTTACATGAGGAAAAAACTTAAatcattttcagtcttttgaAGACCTGAACACATTCATTTGGATATCATCATCAGGCCGGCCCCCAGAAGTAGCTAGGTACATTAGCAGTCCACTGAATGGACTCTTTCCATAGTGATTCATTAATCTAAATGCATCTGTGGTGGATCCGTAGCTTGGGTGCTAGCCTGCGGACTAACAACCTCCCCCTTTTGGTGCTGATTAACATCTGAACAAGTTATTTCTGGGTTCAGAAGTTCCCTAAAGTTGATTCCATTTCTTCTCTTTAAGTGCAAGTAATGACATGGCTATGAAGTTGTTCAATCAGCCCACCTACATTATTATCATCTTAAGAAAAGGGTTTACACTTACACAGAGTCCTCCCCTTTTCTCTCCCTAAAGGCAGCCTTGATCATCCCCACcactaaaggccggctcagaatACATGATTTTTTGGGTCGTTCAGTACAGCACAATGTCAGACCATGCAACTAAAATCTTGTCCcatcttggccgacagcctaGCCACACCACAAGTGTGATCCTGACTTTCCACTGTATGCTGACTTAGCCACTGAGCAAGTTTACAGGTAGTTGGGAAGGCGGGTCAAAGAGAGGAAATCATAACTACAAAAGAAATGCTCTATGTGACAGTCGCGGGCTTttgcttgtaaaaaaaaatgaaaacaaataccAATTACGAACTCATCTTGATGTTAAAGAGGAGGATAATATGGACCAGATCTCATTCAAATAGAACTACAGGTATCACTGTGATAAAGTGTCAAGAAAAATAGCTCAGTTAACCCCATGCCCAGGGGGAGAAAAAGGGGGAGCTTGTATAACATCATTCTGGTAAATGATGACGCAAAGATAACTATTCAGAACCCACCTTTGGTGACGTAAAGGTAGAAGAAGTCACAGTAGAGGACTGTCTGAACCACGCCGGCCACGATGGCGATCATGTCAAAAAAGCCCTCGAAGTAGAAACGCCAGATCCAGTTGAAGAGATAGAGGGCCCGGTACAGGCCCAGACAGAACAGGTAGTGAGTGGTGATGGTCTCTGCCTCGCCGGTCTTGCTGATCATGAAAAGCTGAGGGAGGATAGCAACCGACTCCAGGTAGATGGAGAACGTCCACAGGATCTGATGACACAGAGGAAAGTTTTTACAAGAATTTAAGCAGTGCAGTTATTTCAGATCATCTAAAAAGTAACTTTCTTCAAATGCATTTAACCTCCTGGGACCTGGCGTATAAACACAAGGAAATAACATTTTCACAGTAATAATTTCTGCTTTTAGAATTTTTCAGATAATTGTCCAGAGTATCTAATGAAGTTTAAGTAATGTACCCAAAATGAGAATTTGACATGCAACTTTTACTGTGAAATCAAATTTTGGGGAAGTCATTATGATACTGTATTATTGGGATATTGCTCGGAAACTTCAAGTATCatcatggaaatttggtgatACATTTGTATATTTCAGAGGAGCAAATTTGCCTTGAACTGTTTGGGTATTTTGTAGGGAATCTGTGAAGTCAGTTTGGAAGTTTGTAATTGGTCCGGTAGGTATTTGgaaatttttagttattttcacaGAGATTTAGGAAAAGTGATTTTGAGGAATTTAATTAGggttttactgtgaatttaccAAGATAATTTCAGGTTTTTTCATTGACATGTAGGAAATTTATatgaaattttatggaaaatttgGATGTTTGAAAGAATCTGTTTGAAAATTACAAGTACATTCATGGAAATTTATGGGATGTGGTTGTATATTTTTGAGTAtttcattggaagttttggAGTGAATTTGCTTCGaaatttttttggcattttggttggaatttgtgagattagtTCAGGAGTTTGGTATTGGTTTGGTAGGTACTTGTATGGAAACTTTCAGGCATTTTCTTGGAATTTTGGTAAATGTAATTTTGGGGTATCTGATATGGAAATTAAGGTTGAATTTTTGTGCATCTTTTTTATGGAATTTTGTGTAGctcatttgtaaatttttggggATTGTGTAAGAACTTTTGgagggaatttgctttaaatttggGATTTATTTACTTCATAGTTAAAGTAAtagcaggaaaaaaatattagaaaaattgGGGTCATATTTGGggatattttaaaatatgtttaagaatttttttctaagatttatttttgggcttttcatgcctttatttgataaaggacggtggatagagttggaaacaggagagagagtggggagggacatgcggtaaagggccacaggccggattcgaaccagGGCCGCCCGTCTTAGGACATCTGccactgctaggccatctgtgcacCCCATTGTGTGTTTAAGAATATTAATAGAAATCTTAGGTAATTaaaatttttttcccaaaaatattgaacttttacAAGTCCCAATTAAGTGGGATAAACTAAATGCATtctaaacaaaagctcaggtctcaggaggatatcatcattatcattgtACTTGGGTAGCTCATTGTAAAACTACCTTGGATGGTTAAGACATCATGTTAAATAATTGCATCTATATTGACAGCATAgaggggttaatgctgcagctGACTGAAACAGCACAAAAGACTGAGAGAACGTGTTCAGTCCTTTCCTCGTTCTAAAGGCATTTTTCCTCTAATTCTGGGGTGgatgcacctcagctgaaactctggagTTAAGGTACTCTTTAACCAGACATTTACAGCAGGTTTACACCTTAAAGTGTTTAGTTTTAATCAGCTGTTTTCTGCTTTGACAGTGCATGAGGTTGAACTCACCTCTAAGAAAGAAAATTCATGGTTGATGAGAACAGCAAGACCCCCCACAGGAACCACCAGGAACTCCACCCTGAAGCTGTCATGGTTGCCGTCATAGGTGGCCCTGAATTTCCCATAGATCAGGTAGATTGTGGCATATGCACAACCAATGTAGATCACCTGGAAAACAAGCGTCGAATTTAAGGACCTGTGTGAAGAGGCTGTTGGTCAAAGCTAAGAAGGAACAGCTGTTTTACCTTCATGCATGTGTTATAGAGGGAGATGAAGGAGCTCAGCAGATCCAAGTAACGTGTGGTGAATACTATGGCAAACAGGATTTGGCTCTTTCCAGAGATACCTTTAAAACaagagacagaaatgtttaGTTTGAGGTGTACCAAAGT contains the following coding sequences:
- the LOC121503412 gene encoding ER lumen protein-retaining receptor 2-like, with protein sequence MNIFRLTGDLSHLAAIIILLLKIWKSRSCAGISGKSQILFAIVFTTRYLDLLSSFISLYNTCMKVIYIGCAYATIYLIYGKFRATYDGNHDSFRVEFLVVPVGGLAVLINHEFSFLEILWTFSIYLESVAILPQLFMISKTGEAETITTHYLFCLGLYRALYLFNWIWRFYFEGFFDMIAIVAGVVQTVLYCDFFYLYVTKVLKGKKLSLPA